One window of Campylobacter sp. RM12651 genomic DNA carries:
- a CDS encoding Fic family protein, translating to MVAQYTEIQNKENINKDYIEIGIGLSLVDNLKPSEYFKQTLTTAKTYQELEISIKTYYQNKKLDIQQICEKECDLVSINIAKFLDNNSFRFSPIALKIIHKNIFQDAFVQGLEKYVGVFRDVNIAKNEDILGGDKSVEYVDFNEISDTLEYDFDKEKKKNYLLMSKEEQVLNIAKFISDIWQIHPFREGNTRTIAVFAIKYLQSKGFEANNDIFKNNSKYFRDALVLANYENIKNNIKSDFSYLESFFNKFILNKQVELKKLPYDKK from the coding sequence ATGGTAGCTCAATATACGGAAATACAAAATAAAGAAAATATAAATAAAGATTATATTGAAATAGGCATTGGGCTTAGTTTGGTTGATAATCTTAAACCATCTGAATATTTTAAACAAACTTTAACAACAGCAAAAACATATCAAGAATTAGAAATTAGCATTAAAACATATTATCAAAATAAAAAACTTGATATTCAACAAATATGTGAAAAAGAATGCGATTTGGTATCTATAAATATTGCTAAGTTTTTAGACAATAATAGCTTTAGATTTTCTCCGATTGCTTTAAAAATTATTCATAAAAATATATTTCAAGATGCTTTTGTTCAAGGGCTTGAAAAATATGTTGGTGTTTTTAGAGATGTAAATATTGCTAAAAATGAAGATATTTTAGGGGGAGATAAAAGCGTAGAATATGTTGATTTTAATGAGATTAGCGATACTCTTGAATATGATTTTGATAAGGAAAAAAAGAAAAATTATCTTCTAATGAGTAAAGAAGAACAAGTTTTAAATATAGCAAAATTTATAAGTGATATTTGGCAAATTCATCCATTTCGCGAAGGCAATACTAGAACAATCGCTGTTTTTGCAATCAAATATCTACAAAGCAAAGGTTTTGAAGCTAATAATGATATTTTTAAAAACAACTCAAAGTATTTTAGGGACGCATTAGTTTTAGCTAACTATGAGAATATTAAAAATAATATAAAAAGCGATTTTTCGTATTTAGAAAGTTTTTTTAATAAATTTATATTGAATAAACAAGTAGAATTAAAAAAACTACCTTACGATAAAAAATAA
- a CDS encoding type II toxin-antitoxin system Phd/YefM family antitoxin has protein sequence MKFSQDEIFSATDVVRNFSAILKKIEGNKKVFVVKNNKFQCVMLNLAEYEKLQNALVILEAIYKDKKNGKN, from the coding sequence ATGAAATTTAGCCAAGATGAGATATTTTCAGCTACTGATGTAGTTCGTAATTTTTCTGCAATTTTAAAAAAAATTGAAGGAAATAAAAAAGTCTTCGTAGTAAAAAATAACAAATTCCAATGTGTTATGCTAAACCTTGCTGAATACGAAAAATTACAAAACGCTTTAGTAATTTTAGAAGCTATTTATAAGGATAAAAAAAATGGCAAGAATTAA
- a CDS encoding sodium-dependent transporter, whose translation MREQFSKIGFILAMAGSAVGLGNAWKFPTMVGTNGGSIFILLYLVLTFLVAFMVFLGELSIGKITQKDAVNAFSDLAKSNKKAWGFAGFFMIGAILIVCFYSVVIGWILKYIYSSFFALPNSVSEAGDLFGNLLTKDLLSQIICFSIVFFMIFWVVSKGIKSGIEKMNVWMMPSLFILLILMLLYSFTFDGFVKAFSFLFKPDFSVLFVEDKLNIKLILDALGLSFFSLSMGVCVVLTYAASLPENINVIKSTLSIIFINILVGIMMGLIVFTFVFEYGANASEQGPGLIFVSLMSLFSNLGIIGNILAIAFFIALLFAGLTSAVSMIEPFAFYLINKFGISRKLALIYIGIFVYIMGIFCILGFNNEYSSIFTFFDKSIFDILDYLTSNILMPLSAIITCIFVGFFVEVNKLKTLFIPYMGEFGFKIWLLFIRFICPIVILIIMLENLGLTKYLKSMFF comes from the coding sequence ATGAGAGAACAATTTTCTAAAATTGGCTTTATTTTAGCGATGGCAGGTTCTGCAGTTGGACTTGGAAATGCGTGGAAATTCCCTACAATGGTAGGAACTAATGGCGGTTCTATTTTTATATTGCTTTATTTAGTTTTAACATTTTTAGTAGCTTTTATGGTTTTTTTAGGAGAGCTTAGCATTGGTAAAATCACTCAAAAAGACGCTGTGAATGCTTTTAGCGATTTAGCAAAATCTAATAAAAAAGCTTGGGGATTTGCAGGATTTTTTATGATTGGAGCTATTTTAATAGTTTGTTTTTATAGCGTTGTAATAGGCTGGATTTTAAAATACATTTATTCTAGTTTTTTTGCTTTACCAAATTCTGTTAGTGAAGCTGGAGATTTATTTGGTAATTTATTGACAAAAGACTTATTATCTCAAATTATTTGCTTTAGCATAGTGTTTTTTATGATTTTTTGGGTTGTTAGTAAAGGAATTAAAAGTGGCATTGAAAAAATGAATGTATGGATGATGCCAAGTTTGTTTATATTATTAATTTTAATGCTTTTATATAGTTTTACTTTTGATGGATTCGTTAAGGCGTTTAGCTTTTTGTTTAAGCCTGATTTTTCTGTTTTATTTGTTGAAGATAAACTTAATATAAAATTAATTTTAGACGCTTTAGGGCTAAGCTTTTTTAGTCTTTCTATGGGTGTTTGCGTGGTTTTAACTTACGCTGCTAGTTTGCCAGAAAATATAAATGTGATTAAATCAACTTTATCAATTATTTTTATAAATATTTTAGTTGGTATTATGATGGGGCTTATTGTATTTACATTTGTTTTTGAATACGGAGCAAATGCAAGCGAGCAAGGGCCAGGACTTATATTTGTAAGCCTTATGAGTTTATTTTCAAATCTTGGAATTATTGGAAATATACTTGCGATTGCATTTTTTATAGCATTACTCTTTGCTGGGCTTACTAGTGCTGTTTCAATGATTGAACCTTTTGCTTTTTATTTAATAAATAAATTTGGAATTTCAAGAAAACTTGCTCTAATTTATATAGGTATTTTTGTTTATATTATGGGGATATTTTGCATATTAGGTTTTAATAATGAATATTCTTCAATTTTTACATTTTTTGATAAAAGTATATTTGATATATTAGATTATTTAACTTCTAATATTTTAATGCCATTATCAGCGATTATTACTTGTATTTTCGTAGGATTTTTCGTAGAAGTGAATAAACTTAAAACTTTATTTATTCCTTATATGGGTGAGTTTGGATTTAAAATATGGTTATTGTTTATAAGATTTATTTGTCCTATTGTAATACTTATAATAATGTTAGAGAATTTAGGTCTAACTAAGTATTTAAAGTCTATGTTTTTTTAA
- a CDS encoding alpha/beta hydrolase, translating into MARINIKNLGLSYLIRQGNGEKVALIMHGWGANKELMEQFFTKSLSKHCKQMIFLDFAGFGGSDEPSYAFNSIDYLNLTNEFIKALDIKVDILLGHSYGGKIACLMASKNDYDALILCASAGLKLPKSPKVKLKIFLAKCLNKLGFKNIRRFLASKDGATLSPIMYETFKNVVDEDYQNEISKINTKTLLLWGESDTATPLSIANKMQGLIKNSKLITFNGNHFFFMQNDLTPFIDEFFQKA; encoded by the coding sequence ATGGCAAGAATTAATATAAAAAATCTCGGGCTAAGTTATCTAATAAGACAAGGAAATGGAGAAAAAGTAGCTTTAATAATGCACGGCTGGGGTGCTAATAAAGAACTAATGGAGCAATTTTTCACAAAATCTTTAAGCAAACATTGTAAGCAAATGATATTTTTAGACTTTGCAGGATTTGGTGGAAGTGATGAGCCAAGTTATGCTTTTAACTCTATTGATTATCTTAATTTGACAAATGAATTTATAAAAGCATTAGATATAAAAGTTGATATTTTGCTAGGTCATTCTTATGGTGGCAAAATTGCTTGTCTAATGGCTAGTAAGAATGATTATGATGCGTTGATTTTATGTGCTAGTGCTGGGCTAAAACTACCAAAAAGCCCTAAAGTAAAGCTAAAAATCTTTCTTGCAAAATGCTTAAATAAATTAGGATTTAAAAATATAAGAAGATTTTTAGCTAGTAAAGATGGTGCTACGCTAAGCCCTATTATGTATGAAACTTTTAAAAATGTAGTTGATGAAGACTATCAAAATGAAATTAGCAAAATCAACACAAAAACCTTGCTATTATGGGGCGAAAGCGACACTGCAACACCACTTAGCATAGCAAATAAAATGCAAGGTTTAATCAAAAACTCAAAACTAATTACCTTTAATGGAAATCATTTTTTCTTTATGCAAAATGATTTAACGCCTTTTATTGATGAGTTTTTTCAAAAAGCTTGA
- the tpx gene encoding thiol peroxidase translates to MKVNFKGSPVAISEAIKLGDSIKDTKVVGKDLSVINLNEDAIIVSVPSIDTGVCAKEAREFNVKANKLGMKVYVVSMDLPFAFARFCTAEGLENIIPVSDFRYGEFVKNYGCRIQEGALEGLTTRAVFVQKGGKIVYSEVCAEITELPNFDALEKALA, encoded by the coding sequence ATGAAAGTTAATTTTAAAGGTAGCCCTGTTGCAATTAGTGAAGCAATTAAGCTAGGAGATAGTATTAAAGATACTAAAGTAGTAGGTAAAGACTTAAGCGTAATTAATCTAAATGAAGACGCTATCATAGTAAGCGTTCCTAGTATTGATACAGGTGTATGTGCTAAAGAAGCTAGAGAATTTAATGTAAAAGCTAACAAACTTGGAATGAAAGTTTATGTTGTAAGTATGGATTTACCTTTTGCTTTTGCAAGATTTTGCACTGCTGAAGGCTTAGAAAATATAATTCCAGTTAGTGATTTTAGATACGGCGAATTTGTTAAAAACTACGGCTGTAGAATACAAGAAGGTGCTTTAGAAGGACTTACAACTAGAGCTGTTTTTGTTCAAAAAGGTGGAAAAATAGTTTATAGCGAAGTTTGTGCTGAAATTACAGAACTACCTAATTTTGACGCTTTAGAAAAAGCTCTAGCGTAA
- the truA gene encoding tRNA pseudouridine(38-40) synthase TruA, giving the protein MCKNTKEFTYKLILSYDGSRFFGSAKQPNLTCVQNTLDNALKCVGVFKPSIFASRTDKGVHANCNVARISSSYKLNKDFVLKKLNNTLNGIYIKHIKECEFEPRFDAKLRSYRYIISPYFNAFNKAYCCDYSKEIDIKLLKNALKVYEGEHDFANFCLSLDDDKNSIRTIYKTRIYKYKDLVVLNFFANGFLRGQIRLMVDFLLKINEKKLSIDELKEQLACKEIHSRTLAKPSGLYLKSIMY; this is encoded by the coding sequence TTGTGTAAAAATACTAAAGAATTTACATACAAACTAATCTTAAGCTATGATGGTTCAAGATTTTTTGGTTCAGCAAAGCAACCAAATTTAACTTGCGTTCAAAATACACTTGATAATGCTTTAAAATGTGTTGGGGTATTTAAGCCTAGTATATTTGCTAGTAGGACTGATAAAGGAGTGCATGCAAATTGCAATGTGGCAAGAATTAGTTCAAGTTATAAATTAAATAAAGATTTTGTATTAAAAAAACTCAACAATACTCTAAATGGTATTTATATAAAACATATAAAAGAATGCGAATTTGAACCTAGGTTTGATGCAAAACTTAGAAGCTATAGATATATAATCTCGCCTTATTTTAACGCCTTTAATAAAGCATATTGCTGTGATTACTCAAAAGAAATTGATATAAAATTATTAAAAAACGCTTTAAAAGTATATGAAGGAGAGCATGATTTTGCTAATTTTTGTTTAAGCCTTGATGATGATAAAAATAGCATTAGAACTATTTATAAAACTAGAATTTATAAGTATAAAGATTTGGTTGTTTTGAACTTTTTTGCTAATGGATTTTTAAGGGGTCAGATTAGATTGATGGTTGATTTTTTACTTAAAATAAATGAAAAAAAATTAAGTATAGATGAATTAAAAGAACAATTAGCTTGCAAGGAAATTCACTCAAGAACCCTTGCAAAACCAAGCGGACTTTATCTTAAAAGCATAATGTATTAG
- a CDS encoding sodium-dependent transporter encodes MNNTFSKIGFILAVAGSAVGLGNAWKFPTMVGTNGGSAFVMLFILLTLGVGFVIFLCELYIGKASRLDPASAYYFLAPKYKKPWSLVGFTMIGALLIVSFYSVIIGWIIYYIYYSLSTIFNINTLSTQIADNKELFINLVETNLSALIICFSIVFFIAFYTVAKGVKNGIEKLNVFMMPTLFIMLLLMLCYSFTQDGFKDAFNFLFMPDFSKINQDSFLDALGLACFSLSIGAGSIITYSASLPERTNFVSSTFYIIFINLLIGLMMGLIVFSFIFEFNADPSAQGPGLIFISLISLFAKLGLLGKILAITFFIALFFAGITSAVSMIEPFVFYLINKFNFSRIKAIVLIGVVVYILGLLCIFSNIESYKDNLTFFGMNFFDILDNVSSNIIMPFGSFMAAIFVGFFISKQDLKETFIPYMGELGFKIWIFFARFVAPIAVLVIVYFKFKG; translated from the coding sequence TTGAATAATACATTTTCTAAAATTGGATTTATTTTAGCAGTTGCTGGTTCTGCTGTTGGACTTGGAAATGCGTGGAAATTCCCTACAATGGTAGGAACTAATGGTGGTTCAGCCTTTGTAATGCTGTTTATTTTGCTTACTTTAGGCGTTGGATTTGTTATATTTTTGTGCGAGTTATATATCGGTAAAGCATCAAGGCTAGACCCTGCTAGTGCTTATTATTTTTTAGCACCTAAGTATAAAAAACCTTGGTCTTTAGTAGGCTTTACAATGATTGGGGCTTTATTAATCGTTAGCTTTTATAGTGTGATTATTGGCTGGATAATTTATTATATTTATTATTCACTATCTACTATTTTTAATATAAATACACTTAGCACTCAAATCGCTGATAATAAAGAGCTTTTTATTAATTTAGTGGAAACTAATTTAAGTGCTTTGATAATATGTTTTAGTATAGTGTTTTTTATAGCCTTTTACACGGTGGCAAAAGGTGTTAAAAATGGTATTGAAAAGCTAAATGTATTTATGATGCCAACATTATTTATAATGCTTTTATTAATGCTTTGCTATAGCTTTACTCAAGATGGTTTTAAAGACGCTTTTAATTTCTTATTTATGCCTGATTTTAGCAAGATTAATCAAGATTCTTTTTTAGACGCTTTAGGACTTGCTTGTTTTTCTTTAAGTATTGGAGCAGGTAGCATTATTACTTATTCAGCTAGTTTGCCTGAAAGAACTAATTTTGTAAGTTCAACTTTTTATATAATTTTTATAAATCTTTTAATAGGTCTTATGATGGGGCTTATTGTATTTAGTTTTATTTTTGAGTTTAATGCTGACCCTAGTGCACAAGGTCCTGGGCTTATTTTTATTTCTTTGATTTCGCTTTTTGCAAAACTTGGACTTTTAGGCAAAATATTAGCTATTACATTTTTTATAGCTTTATTTTTTGCAGGGATTACTAGTGCGGTTTCAATGATAGAGCCTTTTGTATTTTATCTAATAAACAAATTCAATTTCTCAAGGATAAAAGCTATTGTTTTAATTGGGGTAGTTGTTTATATTTTAGGGCTTTTATGTATATTTTCAAATATTGAATCTTATAAGGATAATTTAACATTTTTTGGAATGAATTTCTTTGATATTTTAGACAATGTTAGCTCAAATATCATTATGCCTTTTGGCTCATTTATGGCTGCAATTTTTGTTGGGTTTTTTATTAGCAAGCAAGATTTAAAAGAAACCTTTATCCCTTATATGGGTGAGCTTGGGTTTAAAATATGGATATTTTTTGCAAGATTTGTTGCACCTATTGCTGTGCTTGTTATTGTGTATTTTAAATTTAAAGGATAA
- the lgt gene encoding prolipoprotein diacylglyceryl transferase — MLEFWQHFYENTNRVAFSIGMFKIHYYALCYILALLIALFIGQKFAPRFGFSKKEIENYFVWIEIGIILGARIGYILVYSDDKLYYLSNPWQMFNPFVNGEFVGIAGMSYHGALVGALITTYLYSKKYKKNMFKILDLVALSVPLGYIFGRIGNFLNHELFGRATDVAWGVYVGDTLRHPSQLYEAFAEGLIIFIIIYIFSKRIKFNGQLICIYAMSYGIARFICEFFREPDFNLGFIALSLSMGQILSLIMFCFALSLYFYLNKIKDNH, encoded by the coding sequence ATGCTTGAATTTTGGCAACATTTTTATGAAAATACCAATAGAGTTGCATTTAGCATAGGAATGTTTAAAATACATTATTACGCACTTTGCTACATACTAGCACTGCTTATTGCATTATTTATAGGACAAAAATTTGCTCCACGCTTTGGCTTTAGCAAAAAAGAAATAGAAAATTATTTCGTTTGGATAGAAATAGGCATAATCTTAGGAGCTAGAATAGGATATATTTTAGTTTATAGCGATGATAAATTATATTATTTAAGCAATCCTTGGCAAATGTTTAATCCGTTTGTAAATGGCGAATTTGTAGGAATTGCTGGAATGAGCTATCACGGAGCATTAGTTGGTGCATTAATTACAACTTATCTTTATTCTAAAAAATATAAAAAAAATATGTTTAAAATACTTGATTTGGTAGCATTATCAGTGCCATTAGGGTATATATTTGGAAGAATTGGAAACTTTTTAAACCACGAACTATTTGGCAGAGCAACTGATGTAGCTTGGGGCGTTTATGTAGGAGATACCTTAAGACACCCTAGTCAATTATATGAAGCATTCGCTGAAGGTTTAATAATTTTCATTATCATTTACATTTTTTCAAAGAGAATAAAGTTTAACGGGCAATTAATCTGTATTTATGCAATGTCGTATGGGATAGCTAGATTTATTTGTGAATTCTTTAGAGAACCTGATTTTAATTTAGGTTTTATCGCATTAAGCCTATCTATGGGTCAAATTTTGAGTTTAATTATGTTTTGCTTTGCTCTTAGTTTGTATTTTTATTTAAATAAAATTAAAGATAATCATTAA
- a CDS encoding hydrogenase small subunit, with product MNANVLAQIQSTLKTLGVKADEKEIYEKINAKKLKLIWLHFSECTGCSESFIRSESIGLDDLIFDFIDLIYHETYMAASGFLAEDLLEIKEPFLLVVEGAIASNEFYTSGAPAHSALHKLKELTNRASCVYAVGSCSSYGGIQAAKPNPTNSISIEDILEGAVLIPGCPPSESNIIASILHFAFFDKAPTLDDNNRPAFAYSKCLHDMCERKIAFESGEFVEEFGDEAAKSGACLFKVGCKGPYTFNNCPKTKFNAKTSWPVQAGHGCIACSERDFWDNYGVYEQSLASSYAQTKRARCYDDLARFNKSDEVVVRDDGIYINNELSAFLEFESKNHAELLNKNKLGAKLLANYKEKFGLNLEGDSEILNTFSGILISSANILGLKLSLTELLDLANKYEIGIASGLDFKLAKKPILMDVSKSFRLILIYRLGGLDDIAILFGVVDSIASMIAKSLKMLECKSVKFEGELFKHQILVDRLNYHLRNF from the coding sequence ATGAATGCAAATGTATTAGCTCAAATTCAATCTACATTAAAAACTTTAGGCGTGAAAGCTGATGAAAAAGAAATCTACGAAAAAATCAATGCAAAAAAGTTAAAATTAATATGGCTACATTTTAGCGAATGCACAGGCTGTAGTGAGAGCTTTATTAGAAGTGAGAGTATTGGTCTTGATGATTTGATTTTTGATTTTATAGATTTAATCTATCACGAAACTTATATGGCAGCTAGTGGATTTTTAGCTGAAGATTTATTAGAAATTAAAGAGCCATTTTTATTAGTAGTTGAAGGTGCTATTGCTAGTAATGAGTTTTATACAAGTGGTGCTCCAGCTCACTCTGCTTTACATAAATTAAAAGAATTAACTAATCGTGCAAGTTGTGTTTATGCTGTAGGTTCATGCTCATCTTATGGTGGTATTCAAGCAGCTAAGCCAAATCCTACTAATTCTATTAGTATTGAAGATATTTTAGAAGGTGCTGTATTAATTCCTGGTTGTCCTCCAAGTGAGAGCAATATCATTGCTAGTATTTTACATTTTGCGTTTTTTGATAAAGCTCCTACATTAGATGATAATAATCGTCCTGCTTTTGCTTATTCAAAATGCTTACACGATATGTGCGAAAGGAAAATAGCTTTTGAGAGTGGGGAATTTGTTGAAGAATTTGGAGATGAAGCAGCTAAATCGGGTGCTTGTTTGTTTAAAGTAGGGTGCAAAGGGCCATATACTTTTAATAATTGTCCTAAGACAAAGTTTAATGCTAAAACTTCTTGGCCGGTTCAAGCAGGGCATGGCTGTATTGCCTGTAGCGAAAGAGATTTTTGGGATAATTACGGCGTTTATGAACAATCACTCGCTAGTTCTTACGCACAAACTAAAAGAGCAAGGTGTTATGATGATTTAGCTAGATTTAATAAGAGCGATGAGGTTGTTGTAAGAGATGATGGGATTTATATTAATAATGAATTATCAGCTTTTTTAGAATTTGAAAGTAAAAATCACGCAGAATTATTAAATAAAAACAAATTAGGCGCTAAGTTATTAGCAAATTATAAAGAAAAATTTGGCTTAAACCTTGAAGGAGATAGCGAGATTTTAAATACTTTTAGTGGTATTTTAATAAGCTCGGCAAATATTTTAGGACTTAAATTAAGCTTAACCGAACTTCTTGATTTAGCTAATAAATATGAAATAGGAATTGCTAGTGGGCTTGATTTTAAATTAGCTAAAAAACCTATTTTAATGGATGTTAGTAAGTCTTTTAGATTGATTTTGATATATCGTTTAGGCGGACTTGATGATATTGCAATTTTGTTTGGTGTTGTTGATAGTATTGCTTCAATGATAGCGAAATCTTTAAAAATGCTAGAGTGTAAGAGTGTAAAGTTTGAAGGAGAATTATTCAAACATCAAATATTAGTTGATAGATTGAATTATCACTTAAGAAATTTCTAA
- a CDS encoding PepSY-like domain-containing protein, translating into MKKLLFLGAISCCLLADTNINPSELPQNIQDFVKTHFTNENIVKAEKDWDSYEIKLSNGTELDFSKSGDIKEIDGKYSPIPDSIMQDVLKLAKENQKNAKLMEIEKEWNGYKLKFNNNYKVYIDNNGTITKTVLDD; encoded by the coding sequence ATGAAAAAACTTTTATTTTTAGGTGCAATTAGTTGCTGTTTATTAGCTGATACAAATATAAATCCAAGCGAACTACCACAAAATATTCAAGACTTTGTAAAAACTCATTTTACAAATGAAAATATAGTTAAAGCTGAAAAAGATTGGGATTCTTATGAAATCAAACTTAGCAATGGAACTGAACTTGATTTTTCTAAATCTGGAGATATTAAAGAAATAGATGGAAAATACTCTCCAATTCCTGATAGCATTATGCAAGATGTTTTAAAACTTGCTAAAGAAAATCAAAAAAATGCGAAATTAATGGAAATTGAAAAAGAATGGAACGGATATAAACTAAAATTTAATAACAATTATAAAGTTTATATAGACAATAACGGAACTATCACAAAAACCGTGCTTGATGATTAA
- a CDS encoding PepSY-associated TM helix domain-containing protein, producing the protein MKTLRKLHSYIGIYACWLLFIITFFGTISYFRNEIDFYMQPKLHESKTILNNDINGLSSAINYAQEKYKDYDFISIKTPSYYNNLYEINYYNSNSTKGERKSNISYFDGENILNKTSTLGAKFLTSIHYKLLPINGSFKDFLEAIVSIFAAGIIFLYISGILIWNKKNFNKINVKNDLARLFDFHIVAGLFVGSFLFILALSGIGINYIKDIEKLFTTTTTKQAKTPSNANTNSDKSFIFDTNLISKAINNLENTKNITIVLNKSTKEFAITLNDDKNIMPSINTKSNKSYVFDSEANVKQTPKESKLSAFSSIYEIFFNIHRVMFADFQLYFILFLCGIFTCLFIYKALLLASKKHKDNLLYKAIAYAAFYPSLNATAIYFIANKLTQNMQVEQFAFLISFILSIILSYIFVNKTKNLMIISLIILLALLISDICISGFVFITMMFDFVILLIILGLIINLRRANVNNIN; encoded by the coding sequence ATGAAAACACTTAGAAAATTACATTCTTACATTGGAATTTATGCTTGTTGGTTACTTTTTATAATAACCTTTTTTGGAACCATTAGTTATTTTAGAAATGAAATTGATTTTTATATGCAGCCAAAATTGCACGAAAGCAAAACTATCTTAAATAATGATATAAATGGATTAAGTAGTGCTATTAATTACGCACAAGAAAAATATAAAGATTACGATTTTATATCTATCAAAACTCCTAGTTATTATAATAATTTATATGAGATTAATTATTATAATTCTAATTCAACAAAAGGCGAAAGAAAAAGTAATATAAGCTATTTTGATGGAGAAAATATACTAAATAAAACAAGCACTTTAGGAGCTAAATTTTTAACTAGCATTCATTATAAATTATTGCCTATTAATGGTAGTTTTAAAGATTTCTTAGAAGCAATTGTTAGTATTTTTGCAGCTGGGATAATATTTTTATATATAAGTGGGATTTTGATTTGGAATAAAAAGAATTTCAATAAAATTAATGTGAAAAATGATTTAGCAAGATTATTTGATTTTCACATAGTTGCTGGACTTTTTGTGGGTTCATTTTTATTCATCTTAGCACTTAGTGGAATAGGCATAAATTACATTAAAGATATAGAAAAATTATTTACTACAACTACCACTAAACAAGCAAAAACACCAAGTAACGCAAATACAAATAGTGATAAAAGTTTTATTTTTGATACAAATTTAATTAGCAAGGCTATTAATAATTTAGAAAATACAAAAAATATAACAATTGTTTTAAATAAAAGCACAAAAGAATTTGCAATTACTTTAAATGATGATAAAAATATAATGCCATCAATTAATACAAAAAGTAATAAAAGCTATGTTTTTGATAGCGAAGCTAATGTAAAACAAACTCCAAAAGAAAGCAAACTAAGTGCATTTTCATCAATTTATGAAATATTTTTTAATATTCATAGAGTTATGTTTGCTGATTTTCAACTTTATTTTATTTTATTTTTATGTGGAATATTTACTTGCTTATTTATATACAAAGCTTTATTATTAGCTAGTAAAAAACATAAAGATAATCTACTTTATAAAGCAATTGCTTATGCAGCGTTTTATCCATCTTTAAATGCTACTGCTATTTATTTTATCGCTAATAAACTTACTCAAAATATGCAAGTAGAACAATTTGCATTTTTAATAAGCTTTATATTAAGCATTATTCTTAGCTATATTTTTGTAAATAAAACTAAAAATCTAATGATAATTAGCTTAATTATTTTATTGGCATTATTAATATCTGATATTTGTATTAGCGGTTTTGTATTTATAACAATGATGTTTGACTTTGTTATATTACTTATAATTTTAGGATTAATTATTAATTTAAGGAGAGCAAATGTTAATAATATTAATTAA